One Desulfobaccales bacterium genomic window, ATTGGCTTTATCACTTACCGTTCAAGAATACTTAACGCCATCGAGAACCTGGCTTACCGGACCGTTGGGCGAGCAGTGATCCGTTTAGTCTCGCACGTAATCTTTTGTACTCCACCGGTTGAAGAGTTCATCAGGGAATTTTTAGGAATCTCACCCAACAACGCCACTATAATCCCTTATGGGATAGACATCGAGCGGTATCATCCGCCTACTTCTGAGGAACGGGCTTTGGCTCGCCAGAGTTTGGGTTTACAGAACGGGCCTAAGGTAGTATTGTTTGTTGGCCGTTTGGTAGAAAAGAAGGGGGTCGACTTATTTCTGGAAGTAGTTCGTGGGAGGCCTGACCTGCACTTTCTCATGGTGGGCGATGGACCGCTTCGTCCTCCGGTCCTAGAAAATCTCACCTGGTTCCCCTATATCTTCCAGGATCGCATGCAGTTGGTTTACCAGGCCGCGGATGTATTCTTATTGCCTTCGCATGGCGAAGGATTCCCGGTGGCCGTTCATGAGGCATTGGCTACCGGATTGCCAGTTTTGGTTTCAAAAGGAGAGCCTTTCACCGCGATCCTCGCACAAGGGAAAGCTGGTCTTCCGGTGGAGCGACTGGCAGCATCGTTCTCTGAAGCATTAACTCAGGTATTTGAGATACCCGGATTAGCCGTTTCTCTCGGCAAAAACGGCAGAGAGCTGGTGGCACAAAAGTGGAGCACCCAGTTAATGGGAAATAGATATCTCCGGGTAATTGGAAGTTTAACAAGAAAAGAATAAATGAATAATGTTAATTGAAAATATTTTAATATTTATACTCATTGCCAAAAGTTTTTTCTTATTAACCCCTCACCCTACCCTCTCCCACAAGGGGAGAGGAGAATTAGAGGAAAAAACTTTTGGCAAACGTTATAATTTTCCAAAAGATAATCCTTATGAATATTCATAAATTCGCAACGTCCATAGATCACTATTTCCAAGTTTCTGCCTATGACTTATGTACGCAAGATAAAATTCCGATTCTTAAGAGAATGATAGGACCTAAATGCGATGGCCCGATACTTGATATTGGTATCGGTACGGGTTATTTAACTTACCGTGTCTTCGGTGATCGGCGTATAGTCTGTTTGGACTTGCATGAGCCCAACTTGCGCAATTTGCGGGAGAAGATTGCCCGTCTTTCTCCCAGCATCTACCCGATGTGTGTAGTGGCAAGAGCTACTCACCTGCCTTTCAAATCAGCCGTTTTCAGAAACATTCTTTGCAGTGAAGTGCTCGAGCACCTGGAGGATGATCAGGCGGCTGTAAATGAAATTGGGCGCGTGCTTGCTCCGTCTGGGCGAGCAGTCGTCAGTGTGCCATACAGCGGGTTGGGGTTTGCAAGTTTTTTGGAGGTGCTGAGAATAAAAACTGTCCACGATTTTCCGGGACCGGAGCGCCATTTCAGGTCGGGCTACGATGAGAATTCATTGCGGAAAGTTTTTAATAAAAATGGATTAATAATAAAACAGTCAGCATATTATTTGCGCTTTTTTACTCGACTTGTTACCGATATTATTAGCATTATTAATATATTGTACCAACGCCTCAAATACCATAGAAAGTCATGGACCTGGTCAGAGATTGCAGAGCTAGAGGGGGGCATGGCCTTCTCGGCCTATGTGGCCATTTTCAGAATTCTATGGGGCTTTTCAAGGCTTGACTACCTTTTGCAGCGGTTCCGGGGTTTTGGAATAATCGTAGCAGTTGCCCATACGGATAATTAATGAGCTCCGGGGGCTTCATCACCGACCATGTTTCCTTCTAAAGATAGGGCACCAGGGCTTCCTGTAACTGGCTTCTCCTTTCCCGGCCTGAAGAGATTCCTGGCTAAATTGTGGCCGCTCCTCCTGGCCCTGGCCATTCTGGCGTATTTATTCGCCCGCATCCCCCGGGCAGCTTTATGGGACGCCCTGGCGACCGGTCCGTGGCTCTGGTTGGGAGCCTATAGCGTATTTGTGGTGCTCCTTGCCCTCCTGGCTGACGTCTACGCTATGGATATGGCTCTGACCGTCACAGGTCTTAATCTACGGTTTTCCCAAATCTTTCTGGTGCGCGGGGCCACCTATCTCTTGGGCTTACTCAATTACTCTCTGGGACAGGGGGCCTTCGGTGTTTACCTACAACGTTCCGGAGTGCCAACGGTACGGGCCGCCGGAATTATGCTGTTTTTGCTCATCGTAAACTCCGGTATGTTTCTGTTAATGTCTTGCCTGGGTGTGTTGGCCGGCGCTTTTTTCGGGGGGAGCTTTTCAAGGTTCGCTTCTCTGGCCTTTGGGTTGACTGGCTGCCTCCTGGCTTACCTGAGCGTGGTCTCGCTGCGTCCCAGATTTTTGCAGAGTTGGCGACTGATTGCACCTCTCTTGGAAGCCGGCTTAGGCGGCCACTTGCGGGCGGCAGCAGGAAGAATGCCGCATGTCTTGGTCCTGATTCTCACCTTTTGGGGAGCGCTTCAACTTTGGGGTATTCCAATCCCTTTGCTGAAGGGGATAATCCTGATCCCGGTAATCCTTTTCCTCAGTGCTCTACCGATCACCCCTGCAGGCCTGGGAACTTTCCAGGGAAGCATGGTCTTGTTAATCAGTCCTTACGTGCCGCTGGCCAACCCCGAAGCCCGAGCCGCCACAGTGCTGGCCTTTAGCCTGGTCTATCATTTTTTGGGAATCATCATTCAGGCCATCCTGGGTCTCTGGTGTTTTCAGAAAATCGGCCGTCTTGATTCTTTTCGATCATGCCTATAGTCGTGTTGGGCTGATTTCAAAATGGTTTTACTGCATTCTCCAGCCTCATACTAAGTTGCGCTCATAGAAGTAAGAAAAGCTCACGGTCTGTAGTGGAGTACCCGAGTGTGCGCCCAACCTGAGGGCGGACACATAGGTCCGCCCCTACAAAAATTAAATTACCTGTTTGATCGCAGATTGGTATCAGCCGTTCAATAGCGGAAGACGGCGGCGAGCAGCGTCTCATCCGGCACCTCGGAGGGCTCCACGGCGTAAACCGCGCCGCCGTTCAGCAAGGTTTGGGTGGCGGCCAAGTCCAGGAGATCGAAGCTACCGGGCTGGGGCGCCTCATGGAGGTTCACCTGGTTGGCGCCCGGATCGTAGTCGCCCCATTGCTGGCGAGCCACCGCCACAAACAGGCACTCCACCCGGCCATGATACGCCGCGGGCACGATCTCCCCGGGGTCATAGGAGGTTCTGCCAGTGCCGGCCAGTTGCCGATAGCGAGCCGCGGCCTCTTCTTGCTCCCGTTTGAAGTAAGGCTCCACCTGGGCCCAGGCCTGCCGGTGCAGATCCTCGGGGTTCACCCCTTCAGGGTTGCCGGGAATCCCGCCGTTCAGCAGGTGCGGGTAGGTGTTCACTTCCTTGTAAATCGGCAGGAGATACTCGACCCCGGCCAG contains:
- a CDS encoding glycosyltransferase family 4 protein is translated as MSPKPKIGIITSFMPPHLGGLEVLAENLFHAYREAGCEVRWVASREPATTPSFNDGRIRVSCCNWSERWLGVPWPVWGPQGWRQISQVVHWADILHIHDCLYMGNIIAAVLARKAHKPCILSQHIGFITYRSRILNAIENLAYRTVGRAVIRLVSHVIFCTPPVEEFIREFLGISPNNATIIPYGIDIERYHPPTSEERALARQSLGLQNGPKVVLFVGRLVEKKGVDLFLEVVRGRPDLHFLMVGDGPLRPPVLENLTWFPYIFQDRMQLVYQAADVFLLPSHGEGFPVAVHEALATGLPVLVSKGEPFTAILAQGKAGLPVERLAASFSEALTQVFEIPGLAVSLGKNGRELVAQKWSTQLMGNRYLRVIGSLTRKE
- a CDS encoding class I SAM-dependent methyltransferase, which codes for MNIHKFATSIDHYFQVSAYDLCTQDKIPILKRMIGPKCDGPILDIGIGTGYLTYRVFGDRRIVCLDLHEPNLRNLREKIARLSPSIYPMCVVARATHLPFKSAVFRNILCSEVLEHLEDDQAAVNEIGRVLAPSGRAVVSVPYSGLGFASFLEVLRIKTVHDFPGPERHFRSGYDENSLRKVFNKNGLIIKQSAYYLRFFTRLVTDIISIINILYQRLKYHRKSWTWSEIAELEGGMAFSAYVAIFRILWGFSRLDYLLQRFRGFGIIVAVAHTDN
- a CDS encoding lysylphosphatidylglycerol synthase domain-containing protein, which encodes MFPSKDRAPGLPVTGFSFPGLKRFLAKLWPLLLALAILAYLFARIPRAALWDALATGPWLWLGAYSVFVVLLALLADVYAMDMALTVTGLNLRFSQIFLVRGATYLLGLLNYSLGQGAFGVYLQRSGVPTVRAAGIMLFLLIVNSGMFLLMSCLGVLAGAFFGGSFSRFASLAFGLTGCLLAYLSVVSLRPRFLQSWRLIAPLLEAGLGGHLRAAAGRMPHVLVLILTFWGALQLWGIPIPLLKGIILIPVILFLSALPITPAGLGTFQGSMVLLISPYVPLANPEARAATVLAFSLVYHFLGIIIQAILGLWCFQKIGRLDSFRSCL